The Triticum aestivum cultivar Chinese Spring chromosome 3A, IWGSC CS RefSeq v2.1, whole genome shotgun sequence genome includes a region encoding these proteins:
- the LOC123057971 gene encoding momilactone A synthase, with translation MFKAVQLLLRETSRVQGFTASGFVNGFSTAPNSQRLAGKVALITGAASGIGKATATEFIRNGAKVIIADVQDDLGRSVAAELGPDAAYVRCDVSDEVQIAAAVDLAVERHGHLDVLYSNAGISGSVTQTAVGALDLADFDRVMAVNARSAVACIKHGARVMAPRRRGSILCTASVMGVLTFGAPALAYAVSKATVIAAVRAAAGPLARDGVRVNAISPHALATPLTLRSMAEMCPGMGEAELRRVVETDWSELGGAVLEAEDVARAALYLASDEAKFVTGHNLLVDGGFTAHKAVSMPSVAR, from the exons ATGTTCAAAGCCGTGCAGCTCCTTCTCCGGGAGACGAGCAGAGTTCAAGGTTTCACAGCGTCAGGTTTCGTCAATGGCTTCTCCACGGCTCCCAACTCTCAGAG GTTAGCTGGTAAGGTGgcgctcatcaccggcgccgcgAGCGGCATTGGCAAGGCGACGGCCACGGAGTTCATCAGGAACGGCGCCAAGGTCATCATCGCCGACGTGCAGGACGACCTGGGCCGCTCGGTCGCCGCGGAGCTCGGCCCGGACGCGGCCTACGTCCGGTGTGACGTCTCCGACGAGGTGCAGATCGCCGCGGCCGTGGACCTCGCCGTGGAGCGGCACGGACACCTGGACGTCCTCTACAGCAACGCCGGCATATCCGGGTCCGTGACGCAGACCGCTGTGGgcgccctcgacctcgccgactTCGACCGCGTGATGGCGGTGAACGCCCGCTCGGCGGTCGCGTGCATCAAGCACGGTGCGCGCGTCATGGCGCCGCGCCGCCGCGGCAGCATCCTCTGCACGGCCAGCGTGATGGGCGTGCTCACCTTCGGCGCCCCGGCCCTCGCGTACGCCGTCTCGAAGGCCACCGTCATCGCCGCGGTGCGCGCGGCCGCGGGCCCGCTGGCGCGCGACGGCGTGCGGGTGAACGCCATCTCGCCGCACGCCCtcgcgacgccgctgacgctgcgGTCGATGGCCGAGATGTGCCCCGGCATGGGCGAGGCGGAGCTGAGGCGGGTGGTGGAGACGGACTGGAGCGAGCTGGGCGGGGCCGTGCTGGAGGCGGAGGACGTGGCGAGGGCGGCGCTGTACCTGGCGTCGGACGAGGCCAAGTTCGTCACCGGGCACAACCTGCTCGTCGACGGCGGGTTCACCGCGCACAAGGCTGTCAGCATGCCGTCCGTGGCGCGTTGA